In the genome of Candoia aspera isolate rCanAsp1 chromosome 1, rCanAsp1.hap2, whole genome shotgun sequence, one region contains:
- the MAPK1IP1L gene encoding MAPK-interacting and spindle-stabilizing protein-like, whose protein sequence is MLAADDFSLADALPDSSPAKSSSVGNTKPPQQPSQPPQAWPASSPWNNAPSAPPAAPSGLPPSTSTSNVPFGPPPTGMYPSLPPGAPVPFPPPGSTCPPGAPYPPPGPAPPGQYPPPNMPFPELPRPYGGPTEPAAPPAAVGAWGSMPTGGWGPSVGGQYPAPSVPYPPPGPYSTPTQTPGAAPTVPWGAVPPGPWGPSPPAPFPPPTGSYPAPGLYPTPPNPYQVPPAPAGAPSIPGGPHPYR, encoded by the exons ATGTTAGCTGCTGACGATTTTTCG CTGGCCGATGCTCTACCAGATAGTTCTCCTGCCAAGAGTTCCTCAGTGGGCAACACAAAACCACCCCAACAGCCCAGCCAGCCTCCACAAGCCTGGCCAGCTTCCAGTCCCTGGAATAACGCACCAAGTGCTCCTCCTGCAGCTCCATCCGGTTTGCCTCCCAGCACATCTACTTCCAACGTGCCTTTTGGACCGCCACCAACAGGAATGTATCCTTCCCTCCCCCCTGGGGCACctgttccttttcctcctcctggtTCTACTTGTCCTCCAGGTGCTCCATACCCACCCCCTGGTCCTGCCCCACCAGGGCAGTACCCACCACCAAACATGCCCTTCCCAGAGCTTCCAAGGCCATATGGGGGTCCCACTGAACCAGCTGCACCCCCTGCTGCTGTTGGAGCATGGGGATCCATGCCCACTGGAGGGTGGGGACCCTCAGTTGGGGGACAATATCCTGCACCTAGCGTGCCATATCCACCTCCAGGGCCATATTCCACTCCCACTCAGACTCCAGGGGCTGCTCCTACAGTGCCATGGGGTGCTGTCCCCCCAGGACCATGGGGACCTTCGCCTCCTGCCCCATTTCCTCCACCAACAGGATCCTATCCAGCTCCAGGGTTATACCCAACACCACCTAATCCTTACCAAGTGCCACCTGCGCCTGCTGGAGCACCATCCATACCTGGTGGCCCTCAT